From Drosophila yakuba strain Tai18E2 chromosome 2L, Prin_Dyak_Tai18E2_2.1, whole genome shotgun sequence, one genomic window encodes:
- the LOC6527280 gene encoding mitochondrial sodium/calcium exchanger protein isoform X2: MAFVDLSAVNRCSLPKESFRNANETCGLARGTLSCGSFVYLINYLDISFCVLKLPTISFYGLISAFLLMVHLSLLFMLTKYLWMPAYFVLSNIIPVISRDRILIGWNKYASCLGLVILPIMCMPHGFKAASWLIVLLTCWTLSILTFISTYSLRRPDNIWMFALLGLIISSVFINLLSREIENITYQYISMQFDVMPDMTALMYFGVGEMFSESIVVRCLQQRKMWDATFGVVMSLVTYAIFLAFPLLFYQGCYNPKCSIIVTSSTETAIHFIFLILSTSLLHISLSGYEFRISLLFYLLVLAVFYVTLQWMTHYDWILSLATLFKPKNND, from the exons ATGGCGTTTGTGGACCTCTCAGCCGTG AATCGCTGTTCGCTGCCAAAGGAATCGTTCAGAAATGCCAATGAGACTTGTGGCCTTGCCAGAGGTACACTGAGTTGTGGCTCGTTTGTTTACCTTATAAACTACTTGGATATATCCTTCTGCGTACTTAAGCTACCAACGATATCATTTTATGGATTGATAAGTGCTTTCTTATTGATGGTGCACCTAAGTCTGCTCTTCATGCTGACTAAATATTTGTGG ATGCCCGCCTACTTCGTATTATCTAACATTATCCCGGTTATATCCAGAGATCGCATTCTAATTGGCTGGAACAAGTACGCAAGTTGCCTGGGATTGGTTATCCTCCCAATCATGTGCATGCCTCATGGCTTCAAAGCCGCCAGCTGGTTAATAGTGCTCCTGACCTGTTGGACCCTTAGCATCCTGACCTTCATCTCCACCTATTCCTTGAGGAGACCCGATAATATTTGGATGTTTGCACTGCTAGGACTGATAATCAGTTCGGTATTCATTAACTTGCTAAGTCGGGAGATAGAGAATATAACATATCAATACATAAGTATGCAGTTTGACGTCATGCCTGATATGACGGCATTGATGTACTTTGGAGTGGGTGAGATGTTCAGTGAATCCATTGTTGTGAGGTGTCTGCAGCAGAGGAAGATGTGGGATGCCACCTTTGGAGTTGTGATGAGCTTGGTCACTTATGCGATCTTCTTGGCATTTCCACTCCTCTTCTACCAAGGATGCTACAACCCCAAATGCAGT ATAATTGTGACATCTTCAACGGAAACGGCcattcattttatatttttaatcctGTCCACTAGTCTGCTTCACATTTCCTTGAGTGGCTATGAGTTTCGTATATCCTTGTTGTTCTATCTCTTGGTGCTGGCTGTTTTTTATGTGACACTCCAGTGGATGACTCACTACGATTGGATTCTTTCCTTGGCCACTCTTTTCAAACCTAAAAACAATGATTAG
- the LOC6527280 gene encoding mitochondrial sodium/calcium exchanger protein isoform X1, producing MAFVDLSAVNRCSLPKESFRNANETCGLARGTLSCGSFVYLINYLDISFCVLKLPTISFYGLISAFLLMVHLSLLFMLTKYFFVPNLATLIEFAPMTMFGSSFLLFGPTFFVSYYNSFWEICDTRKLNLSPLQFAKIMGDIMRYILIGFMVICMQGYRVDGVTFWSSMFFNLTGMIYLYIVVKKSYKVDRIAADLYFIKFRVTVFLYTFLMVLLVIFVVSHTTFQRGAVKRKQTQENFGEMDSGDEILGKYQKQRAFSRREIWLKTVNGYRNMADSNVIYRTSMMPAYFVLSNIIPVISRDRILIGWNKYASCLGLVILPIMCMPHGFKAASWLIVLLTCWTLSILTFISTYSLRRPDNIWMFALLGLIISSVFINLLSREIENITYQYISMQFDVMPDMTALMYFGVGEMFSESIVVRCLQQRKMWDATFGVVMSLVTYAIFLAFPLLFYQGCYNPKCSIIVTSSTETAIHFIFLILSTSLLHISLSGYEFRISLLFYLLVLAVFYVTLQWMTHYDWILSLATLFKPKNND from the exons ATGGCGTTTGTGGACCTCTCAGCCGTG AATCGCTGTTCGCTGCCAAAGGAATCGTTCAGAAATGCCAATGAGACTTGTGGCCTTGCCAGAGGTACACTGAGTTGTGGCTCGTTTGTTTACCTTATAAACTACTTGGATATATCCTTCTGCGTACTTAAGCTACCAACGATATCATTTTATGGATTGATAAGTGCTTTCTTATTGATGGTGCACCTAAGTCTGCTCTTCATGCTGACTAAATATTT CTTCGTGCCGAATTTAGCCACGCTCATTGAGTTTGCACCCATGACAATGTTTGGCTCTAGTTTTCTATTGTTTGGGCCCACTTTTTTCGTTTCTTACTATAACAGTTTCTGGGAAATATGTGATACTCGAAAACTAAACCTGAGTCCTTTGCAGTTTGCAAAAATTATGGGTGACATAATGCGCTATATTTTGATAGGATTTATGGTTATTTGTATGCAGGGATATCGAGTGGACGGAGTTACTTTTTGGTCCAGCATGTTCTTTAATTTGACTGGAATGATCTACTTGTATATCGTAGTCAAAAAATCATACAAGGTTGACCGTATAGCTGCGGActtatatttcataaaatttcGGGTGACTGTGTTTTTGTACACTTTTTTGATGGTTTTACTGGTGATCTTTGTCGTGTCGCATACTACTTTTCAACGAGGCGCAGTGAAACGTAAACAAACTCAGGAAAACTTCGGGGAAATGGATAGCGGTGATGAGATTCTGGGCAAATACCAGAAGCAAAGGGCGTTTTCCAGGCGTGAAATTTGGCTGAAGACGGTGAATGGATATAGGAACATGGCTGATTCAAATGTGATTTATAGGACTTCAATG ATGCCCGCCTACTTCGTATTATCTAACATTATCCCGGTTATATCCAGAGATCGCATTCTAATTGGCTGGAACAAGTACGCAAGTTGCCTGGGATTGGTTATCCTCCCAATCATGTGCATGCCTCATGGCTTCAAAGCCGCCAGCTGGTTAATAGTGCTCCTGACCTGTTGGACCCTTAGCATCCTGACCTTCATCTCCACCTATTCCTTGAGGAGACCCGATAATATTTGGATGTTTGCACTGCTAGGACTGATAATCAGTTCGGTATTCATTAACTTGCTAAGTCGGGAGATAGAGAATATAACATATCAATACATAAGTATGCAGTTTGACGTCATGCCTGATATGACGGCATTGATGTACTTTGGAGTGGGTGAGATGTTCAGTGAATCCATTGTTGTGAGGTGTCTGCAGCAGAGGAAGATGTGGGATGCCACCTTTGGAGTTGTGATGAGCTTGGTCACTTATGCGATCTTCTTGGCATTTCCACTCCTCTTCTACCAAGGATGCTACAACCCCAAATGCAGT ATAATTGTGACATCTTCAACGGAAACGGCcattcattttatatttttaatcctGTCCACTAGTCTGCTTCACATTTCCTTGAGTGGCTATGAGTTTCGTATATCCTTGTTGTTCTATCTCTTGGTGCTGGCTGTTTTTTATGTGACACTCCAGTGGATGACTCACTACGATTGGATTCTTTCCTTGGCCACTCTTTTCAAACCTAAAAACAATGATTAG
- the LOC6527280 gene encoding mitochondrial sodium/calcium exchanger protein isoform X3, which produces MDSGDEILGKYQKQRAFSRREIWLKTVNGYRNMADSNVIYRTSMMPAYFVLSNIIPVISRDRILIGWNKYASCLGLVILPIMCMPHGFKAASWLIVLLTCWTLSILTFISTYSLRRPDNIWMFALLGLIISSVFINLLSREIENITYQYISMQFDVMPDMTALMYFGVGEMFSESIVVRCLQQRKMWDATFGVVMSLVTYAIFLAFPLLFYQGCYNPKCSIIVTSSTETAIHFIFLILSTSLLHISLSGYEFRISLLFYLLVLAVFYVTLQWMTHYDWILSLATLFKPKNND; this is translated from the exons ATGGATAGCGGTGATGAGATTCTGGGCAAATACCAGAAGCAAAGGGCGTTTTCCAGGCGTGAAATTTGGCTGAAGACGGTGAATGGATATAGGAACATGGCTGATTCAAATGTGATTTATAGGACTTCAATG ATGCCCGCCTACTTCGTATTATCTAACATTATCCCGGTTATATCCAGAGATCGCATTCTAATTGGCTGGAACAAGTACGCAAGTTGCCTGGGATTGGTTATCCTCCCAATCATGTGCATGCCTCATGGCTTCAAAGCCGCCAGCTGGTTAATAGTGCTCCTGACCTGTTGGACCCTTAGCATCCTGACCTTCATCTCCACCTATTCCTTGAGGAGACCCGATAATATTTGGATGTTTGCACTGCTAGGACTGATAATCAGTTCGGTATTCATTAACTTGCTAAGTCGGGAGATAGAGAATATAACATATCAATACATAAGTATGCAGTTTGACGTCATGCCTGATATGACGGCATTGATGTACTTTGGAGTGGGTGAGATGTTCAGTGAATCCATTGTTGTGAGGTGTCTGCAGCAGAGGAAGATGTGGGATGCCACCTTTGGAGTTGTGATGAGCTTGGTCACTTATGCGATCTTCTTGGCATTTCCACTCCTCTTCTACCAAGGATGCTACAACCCCAAATGCAGT ATAATTGTGACATCTTCAACGGAAACGGCcattcattttatatttttaatcctGTCCACTAGTCTGCTTCACATTTCCTTGAGTGGCTATGAGTTTCGTATATCCTTGTTGTTCTATCTCTTGGTGCTGGCTGTTTTTTATGTGACACTCCAGTGGATGACTCACTACGATTGGATTCTTTCCTTGGCCACTCTTTTCAAACCTAAAAACAATGATTAG
- the LOC26535817 gene encoding uncharacterized protein LOC26535817, with amino-acid sequence MVGGLSEARERCKFCGPGLGAAQFKPHNSDRSVGEISSGQGAAPRAYRAWESKI; translated from the coding sequence ATGGTCGGGGGACTCAGCGAAGCCAGGGAGAGATGCAAATTTTGTGGTCCGGGGCTTGGGGCTGCCCAATTTAAGCCCCATAACTCAGACCGCAGCGTTGGAGAAATTAGTTCAGGCCAGGGAGCTGCTCCTCGTGCTTATCGAGCGTGGGAATCAAAGATTTGA